Part of the Nicotiana tabacum cultivar K326 chromosome 20, ASM71507v2, whole genome shotgun sequence genome, GTAATGATGTTTCCCTTCCCATTTGCAGCTTCTCTATGGGAAGTGCTGATGaatggaaattgaagaattagCTGCACGTACTACTGATATTATCAATCCACAAGCAATGGAAACCTTAGTAATCGAAAGTCTCTCAAGTGAAGCTAAGGAGATGGAAGAGATGAGGAGTTCCATGGAAATCTTGAATAGAGTAGATTTGGACCTCGCGTATTCTGATGAGAAATTGACGAATCTTGACAATCTTTTGATGCATATCTTGACCTGggaaaatgaagttgaaacaatTTCTTTCGAGAATGATGACATTTCTCCCGACTCAATTGAGAAAATACTGGTGTTGGATCACTTATCTTCCATTTTGAGCTCCGAGATAAGACAACTGGACAATTTCATAGGCACTCTTCAAGACCTAATCACTGGTGCGAGGCAAAAGATAACGTGCAGAGAATTGAGTGATTTGGATATGATAATGGAGAACAAATTTCATGATACTGAGGAGTTATTGAGACAATCAAAGGAGCGTATCCTAGAAATGAAGATGCAGATTGCCAAGTCGCAGTTGACCTCATTAGCTTTCGACCAAAATGAATGTAAGTTATGAAACTTATTAGGTTCAACAATgcgttttttctttctttactaACGTGTTAAAGACTTTatatcgttttctggttcatGTATTAACAGGGAGACAAAGGATGAGTTTGGATTTATCAGAAACTAATAATGTTTCAGCAAGAGAATTGAAGCCGCACGTGCAGACAGTTGAGCAAAGACGTACATTAAGAATGCTGGAGAAATCCCTTGAAAGAGAGTTGGATCTTGAGAAGAAGTTGACTGTGCTTAAACAAAACGAAGATGATCTAAAGTTGAAGCTGCGATTAACAGAACAAGTAGCTCTGTGTATGGAAGAGGGTGCAGAGGTTATATGGGGCAGGTTTTTAGAGTCGGAAAATGCAGCGGAGGTACTTATGGGAATTTCCAGAGAGATGGTGAGCCGACTACAGATTGTTAACTTCAATTTGAATGGTTCACTTCAACGAGAGCGCGATTTTAAACTGAAGATTGATAATTGCATAGGACAGGTAAATGCCAAAGATATTACCATCGAAAACCTTAATAGCAGCATTAAACAACTTACTGCTGAAAATGCTGAAGTATCCTCTTTAAGGGACAGGCTGAAGATTTTAGAAGATAAGTTGAAAGAATCCGAGTCTAAGTTGTTGAAAGCAAATGAACTGAATGAAGTAAGTGAAGAGCGGCTTAAAGAACTGGAATGTGTCGTAGAATCTCAGAAAGAAGACATCGATATTGCAGAACATAAGTCTGAAAATGCGGAGGAAAAGGTAGCACATTTGACGGAGACAAACTTGGAACTACATGAAGAGTTGGATTTTCACAAGAGTAGTAATGAGAGTAATGCTAAAAAGGTCAGCATTCTCGAGAAGCAGGTCAGGGAACTAGAAATTCAGCTACAAAATGCTAAGGCATCATCTGAAGCAAGTCAAGAACAACAGAATATGCTTTATTCTGCCATTTGGGATATGGAAACTTTAATCGATGAACTAAAACAAAAGGTCTTAAAAGCTGAAAGCAAGACTGAGCATGCGGAGGAACAGTGCATTACGTTGTCCGAAGCTAATTTAGAACTTAACAAAGAAGTAGAGTTTCTAAGATCAAGAGTTGAAGGGTTGGAGACTTCTTTGAATCAAGCTACTGTTGAGAAAATTGCAAGTGCAAAAGACATTAACATCAAAACCAGCTTTATCATGGATTTGGTCATGCAGCTAGCTATAGAAAGGGAACGAGTACAAAAACAGGTgctttagtttctttttttttgttgctttttgTATAGAAGTTTAAAGTTTGAAACGGTGTTGAGTACTGactgcttttcttttcttctttttcttttttggggcAGATTTTTTGTTTGACCAAGGAAAACAAATCATTGATCAGGAAGTTGGAGACGAAAGAGAAGCAACCGTCCATACATGTACTTGTGAATGGAGGTGGTGATACTGAGCTCTCATCTTCTAGAGTTGTCTCAACATTCGCTACCTCTACAGATAGTTCTCATGAAATTCAAACAGAATCCACACTGGAAAGCTCCCAGGTATTTATTTCGTTTTATTGCATACATCATTTCCTAAATATGTTGTGTTCGGATATATGCCACTCATTATCCTACTTACTGTAGCTAAATAAGACACTGTTGGTGCTGCTTGCTGTTCAATGTGATCTTAGAATTATCTCTGGAGTTCAGAAGGAAGATCATCTGAAATAATTTATTGCATGCTGTATATCCCTTATACGAATGTTTCTTCTTGAAAATGCAGTATCTATGTGCTTTTTTAATTATACTCTTTGACAACATTCTAGTCCTATTGTTCCCGGGGCTTTAGTCTAGTGGTAAGAACATAGCACATGATGTGTGGGTTAGGTGCACATTACGCTGCTGCAGAGAAAAGGCTTGATATTTAAGTAGAGAAGGTAGAAGGGCGGGCCAATTATCCTCCGAGTTTCAAACTGTGCACCACTTGCACTCGGGGATTTCTCGGTTATCAAATAAAAAAGGAACATTCCGGTGACACTATCTGTTTGCATGTTTCGTTCTTTTTCATGAACAGACCCGGCCACGTTATCTGTGAAGTCTAAGGACCTTAACCTGACCAGACACCTCATATGCTTTTAGTCTTAGCCTCAGAATTGAGGTCTGACGAGGACGCTTCTGCAAAGGCACACTGAATTCAAGCTTATCTAGATTTATTTGCTCGTGAAGAAATTTTTTTCCCTTAAGTTTCTTCCAGGTGACAATTATCATCCACTCTAAGTTAAACTTTCCTTCTCAACACAACAACTACCAAGCTCAAACCAAAAAATTTCTTTCTATGTATAGTATAACCCTCTGATTGAAGTAGTCTAATGTGCTATAACCATGAAAGTTTGATGCCTGGATACTTAAGACATATGATATAACTAGCAACACCTGGCAGATTAAGGTTCTGAGGATTAGTGATCTTGTTCTATGTCGTCTAAATGTAAAAGCTGAATCTTGATTATTTGCTATCTTTGGTGATGGTTCACATGCAATCTATGTTTGTCCAATCATCTGCCAACTTCTTCTGGTCTTATTTTTCTTTCCGAGGTCATTGCTTCTCAAGATGGGAGATTAGCAGATCTGAACCATTTGTAGGAAAAGCATCTGAAACCTGTATCATAACTAGTCTCTGCTCTACGTTAAATAATttccctctcttttctctctGAAATGTCTAAAATCGTCCTTTGATTCACCAAATTCTACAGATAGGTGCTCACAGATGAAATATTCGAACCATGCAAACATTTTTAATGTGTTCATCTGGTCATTACTCTCTGGTGGTGGCAACATGTTACAGATTTTGATAATGTCTATTGTTTTCTTCAGCGTCTTTCCTGTGACAGAAACCTATTAATACAGGAGTAAAGCTCCTTCAACTTTTAAACGAGTTTTAATGACCATAATCTGCTGTTCTAATCGGGGTCATGTTTGGCTGCCACTTTACTTTGTTCAGAATAGTAAAGGCAGAGAGCCTAGCTTATTTTACCCCAGTTTCTTATTTCTTTACCTGTCATAGTTCCATAACATTGTTTTGTGAATCTGCATTATTCTGTAGTCACAAAATAAGGTTCCATTATAAATCTTCCCCTGCCATTAGTTACAAGACCAGAAAAAGCAACAAGAATAAGACAGTTCCTTTCGTTTCCCTGATTGTTTGTGTTTGCTGCATAAAGAGATTGATCTCATTCTACTTGATAAAAAATAAGAAGAGACTGACTTCATTCTATAATTCTAATAGAAATGTTGGTTCTTTATTTAGGTGGACGAGTTACCACCTGATAAACCTACCGATCAAGGCAGCAAGTCTTCTGTGTCGATAACTGAAGAGCCTAATATGGTTGTCACGTCAGAGGAAACCGAGGTTCAGATACAGCCAAGGCAACGCCACAAAAAGTACATTATCATGGCTATCCTCGTCTTATTAGTTTCGACGTTAGGAATATACTTCCGTGACAACAGAAATGACATCCTTGACTGGTTGGTGGTTAAATGATATACTAGTACTTGTTGGAATACTTTGTACAGATTCTTTGATTGTTTTTGTGTTCAGTGTCTTCTTCTGTTGGCTGTAAAGATTGTTGTGATCTCTTATTTTAATTCAAATCTCAAGATAGAGCAATTCTTTTAAGCGATTGTGTTAGTGGTATGAGTATTGTAAGATGTAGATAGAGCCATTTTAAAGCAGTTGTAATGGAATGAGTACTGTTGTGGATtgttcttttatttatttgaagcACTACAGAAGTGGACTATTATTATGTTTCCCGGTACCTCGTG contains:
- the LOC107779189 gene encoding WPP domain-interacting tail-anchored protein 2 translates to MEIEELAARTTDIINPQAMETLVIESLSSEAKEMEEMRSSMEILNRVDLDLAYSDEKLTNLDNLLMHILTWENEVETISFENDDISPDSIEKILVLDHLSSILSSEIRQLDNFIGTLQDLITGARQKITCRELSDLDMIMENKFHDTEELLRQSKERILEMKMQIAKSQLTSLAFDQNEWRQRMSLDLSETNNVSARELKPHVQTVEQRRTLRMLEKSLERELDLEKKLTVLKQNEDDLKLKLRLTEQVALCMEEGAEVIWGRFLESENAAEVLMGISREMVSRLQIVNFNLNGSLQRERDFKLKIDNCIGQVNAKDITIENLNSSIKQLTAENAEVSSLRDRLKILEDKLKESESKLLKANELNEVSEERLKELECVVESQKEDIDIAEHKSENAEEKVAHLTETNLELHEELDFHKSSNESNAKKVSILEKQVRELEIQLQNAKASSEASQEQQNMLYSAIWDMETLIDELKQKVLKAESKTEHAEEQCITLSEANLELNKEVEFLRSRVEGLETSLNQATVEKIASAKDINIKTSFIMDLVMQLAIERERVQKQIFCLTKENKSLIRKLETKEKQPSIHVLVNGGGDTELSSSRVVSTFATSTDSSHEIQTESTLESSQVDELPPDKPTDQGSKSSVSITEEPNMVVTSEETEVQIQPRQRHKKYIIMAILVLLVSTLGIYFRDNRNDILDWLVVK